Proteins encoded together in one Camarhynchus parvulus chromosome 12, STF_HiC, whole genome shotgun sequence window:
- the TRAIP gene encoding E3 ubiquitin-protein ligase TRAIP: MPIRAHCTICSDFFDNERDVAAVPCGHTFHQACLFQWFDTAPSRTCPQCRNQVSKRHIISKLFFDVTLDEQAAPDAETLQNELDKVKAQLSLKEKEKRECQAVVDGLRDTLDVRNATIESLQKMLGETEMLCSSLKKQMKFLEQQQEDNRSSKEEARRLRNKLRTMERIELLLQSQRSEVEEMIRDMGVGQAAVEQLAIYCVSLKKEYENLKEARKISGEMTEKLKKELFSVNNKLQKTTSELEKTKEELKSTQKDLKNADKEILSLKKKIDILQDTLKVPSVTRETLSRLVLESPAPMELQHPKLHCPAHSDEINLDATFDVATPEHQPCTAPLGPAKRQKLDKKLPPVVNLAKKVLKEAVENGADDLEDDALKGLLPAFIRNSVLSKKPSSGVLLGSHRNMGSVRTGYDGMGGRTKFIEPTNLAEIRPLPVRSKKKVSRPASAAPALSSSSSSQARMDTFLL, from the exons atGCCCATCCGCGCACACTGCACCATCTGCTCCGACTTCTTCGACAACGAGCGGGACGTGGCGGCCGTACCGTGCGGGCACACCTTCCACCAGGCCTG ccTCTTCCAGTGGTTTGACACTGCCCCGAGCCGGACATGCCCGCAGTGCAGAAACCAG GTCAGCAAAAGACACATCATCAGTAAGCTGTTTTTTGATGTTACCCTGGACGAGCAAGCAGCACCGGATGCTGAGACCTTGCAG AATGAACTGGACAAGGTGAAGGCCCAGCTCTCCTTGAAAG agaaagaaaagcgGGAATGCCAGGCTGTTGTGGACGGGCTGAGGGACACTCTGGATGTGCGCAATGCCACGATAGAATCGCTCCAGAAGATGCTGGGAGAGACAGAGATGCTGTGCTCCTCTCTCAAG AAGCAGATGAaattcctggagcagcagcaggaggataACAGAAGTTCAAAGGAGGAGGCTCGCCGGCTGCGGAACAAGCTGAGAACCATGGAGCG GATCGAGCTGTTGCTTCAGAGCCAGCGCTCGGAAGTGGAGGAGATGATCAGAGACATGGGAGTCGGGCAGGCAGCGGTGGAGCAGCTTGCAATCTACTGTGTTTCCCTCAAAAA GGAATATGAGAATTTGAAGGAGGCTCGGAAGATCTCTGGTGAGATGacagagaagctgaaaaagGAGCTGTTTTCTGTCAATAATAAG CTGCAGAAAACGACTTCAGAGTTGGAGAAGACAAAGGAGGAGttaaaaagcacacagaaagatCTGAAGAATGCAGACAAGGAGATCTTG AGTTTGAAGAAAAAGATAGACATCCTGCAGGATACTCTGAAGGTCCCATCTGTAACCAGGGAAACACTCAGTCGGCTAGTCTTGGAAAG ccctgctcccatggagctgcagcatcccaagCTCCACTGCCCAGCCCACAGCGATGAGATCAATCTGGATGCCACGTTCGATGTGGCCACCCCTGAacaccagccctgcacagctcccctcGGCCCTGCAAAAAGGCAGAAGCTGGATAAAAAGCT GCCTCCTGTGGTAAATCTGGCGAAGAAAGTTCTGAAGGAAGCAGTGGAG AACGGGGCAGATGATCTGGAGGATGATGCTCTTAAAGGACTCTTGCCAGCATTCATCAGGAACTCTGTTCTCTCCAAGAAGCCATCTTCGGGTGTTTTGCTGGGTTCCCACAGGAACATGGGCTCT GTGAGGACGGGCTATGATGGCATGGGAGGCAGGACAAAGTTCATAGAGCCA ACAAACCTGGCAGAAATCCGTCCATTACCAGTTAGGAGCAAAAAGAAGGTCTCCAGACCAGcgtctgcagctcctgcactttcctccagcagcagcagccaggccagaatGGACACTTTCCTGCTATGA
- the CAMKV gene encoding LOW QUALITY PROTEIN: caM kinase-like vesicle-associated protein (The sequence of the model RefSeq protein was modified relative to this genomic sequence to represent the inferred CDS: inserted 1 base in 1 codon; deleted 1 base in 1 codon) yields MPFGCVTLGDKKDYNQPSEVTDRYDLGQVIKTEEFCEIFRAKEKTTGKLYTCKKFLKRDGRKVRKAAKNEIIILKMVKHPNILQLVDVYITRKEYFIFLELATGREVFDWILDQGYYSEKDTSNVIRQVLEAVAYLHSLKIVHRNLKLENLVYYNRLKNSKIVISDFHLAKLENGLIKEPCGTPEYLAPEVVGRQRYGRPVDCWAIGVIMYILLSGNPPFYEEADEDDYENHDKNLFRKILAGDYEFDPPYWDDISQAAKELVTRLMEVEQDQRITAEEAISHEWISGNAASDKNIKDGVCAQIEKNFARAKWKKAVRVTTLMKRLRAPEQSETAAAPAPAATPAPAATPAPAAAPTPSATPAPAATPAPAATPAPAATPAPAATPAPAXAPAPAATPAAAPAPAAAAAEPATDTAPAPAPATEPAAPSATAPEPAAPGTPPAAAQPPAPGTPPAATCTEAGAAAEPPSEQSG; encoded by the exons ATGCCGTTTGGCTGCGTGACGCTGGGAGACAAGAAAGATTATAACCAGCCGTCTGAGGTGACCGACAGATATGACCTGGGCCAGGTCATCAAAAC GGAGGAGTTCTGTGAAATCTTCCGGGCCAAGGAGAAGACGACGGGGAAGTTGTACACCTGCAAGAAGTTTCTGAAGCGAGATGGGCGGAAAGTGCGGAAGGCAGCCAAAAACGAGATCATCATCCTCAAAAT ggtgAAGCACCCCAACATCCTACAGCTGGTGGATGTCTACATCACCCGCAAGGAATATTTCATCTTCCTGGAGCT GGCCACTGGCCGGGAGGTCTTCGACTGGATCCTGGACCAGGGCTACTACTCGGAGAAGGACACCAGCAATGTCATCCGGCAGGTGCTGGAGGCTGTTGCCTACCTGCACTCACTCAAGATTGTCCACAGAAACCTCAAG CTGGAGAACCTGGTGTACTATAATCGCCTGAAGAACTCCAAGATCGTCATCAGTGACTTCCACCTGGCCAAGCTGGAGAACGGGCTCATTAAGGAGCCCTGTGGCACTCCTGAGTACCTGG CTCCGGAGGTGGTGGGGCGGCAGCGGTACGGGCGGCCGGTGGACTGCTGGGCCATCGGCGTCATCATGTACATCCT CCTCTCGGGAAACCCCCCTTTCTACGAGGAGGCAGACGAGGATGACTATGAGAACCACGACAAGAACCTCTTCCGCAAAATCCTGGCCGGGGACTATGAGTTCGACCCGCCCTACTGGGATGACATCTCGCAAGCGG ctaAGGAGCTGGTGACACGCCTGATGGAGGTGGAGCAGGACCAGAGGATCACGGCAGAGGAGGCCATCTCCCATGAGTG GAtctctgggaatgctgcctcTGACAAGAACATCAAGGATGGCGTCTGTGCCCAGATCGAGAAGAACTTCGCCCGGGCCAAGTGGAAG AAAGCCGTGCGAGTGACCACGCTCATGAAACGCCTGCGGGCGCCCGAGCAGTCGGAGAcggcggcagccccggccccggcagcgaccccggccccggcagcgactccagccccggcagcggctCCGACCCCGTCAGCAACTCCAGCCCCGGCAGCAACTCCAGCCCCGGCAGCTACCCCGGCCCCGGCAGCTaccccggccccggcggcgaccccggccccgg gcgccccggccccggcggcgaccccggccgccgccccggctcccgccgccgcggccgcggAGCCCGCCACCGAcacggccccggccccggcccccgccaCGGAGCCCGCAGCCCCCTCCGCCACCGCCCCGgagcccgcagcccccggcacgccg cccgccgccgcgcagcccccggcccccggcACACCGCCCGCCGCCACATGTACCGaggccggggccgccgccgaGCCCCCCAGTGAGCAGAGCGGCTGA